One stretch of Meiothermus cerbereus DSM 11376 DNA includes these proteins:
- a CDS encoding NADH-quinone oxidoreductase subunit 15, with the protein MSAAHDHHHDEMLYQAWVQVIEWMKEYATEKGVQFSKESDFPDFIYRMERPYELPTTMMAVSLSDERGEPFFFASVSPRHAKLKHVAFRVPGGHIHYHAHWEDGKGLVLEGKFPVTKEKLYQMADRAKTALAKA; encoded by the coding sequence ATGAGCGCTGCTCACGACCATCACCATGACGAGATGCTTTACCAGGCCTGGGTGCAGGTTATCGAGTGGATGAAGGAGTACGCCACCGAGAAAGGCGTGCAGTTTTCCAAGGAATCCGATTTCCCCGACTTCATCTACCGCATGGAGCGCCCTTACGAACTGCCCACCACCATGATGGCGGTTTCGCTTTCGGACGAGCGGGGAGAACCGTTCTTCTTTGCCTCGGTCTCGCCCCGCCATGCCAAGCTCAAGCATGTGGCTTTCCGGGTTCCGGGTGGGCATATCCACTACCACGCCCACTGGGAGGATGGCAAAGGGCTGGTTCTCGAGGGCAAGTTCCCCGTTACCAAAGAAAAGCTATACCAGATGGCCGACCGGGCCAAAACCGCACTGGCCAAGGCATAA
- the uvrC gene encoding excinuclease ABC subunit UvrC, producing the protein MRLEDLPPLPETPGVYLWKTGEAIIYVGKAKNLKARVTSYFHGEGKSLRICQEATHLDFIVVRDEVEALLLEANLIKHHRPHYNVLMKDDKHYPFLKLTREEWPMLMVVRRVEDDGARYWGPFPEASAVRRIKRLVDRFFPLRQNSGYPFKKRRYPCLNYSMGRCLAPCVGKADPEQYRIAVQQVENLLDGKMEALYESLEKQMRAAAQNQDFERAAEIRDQISAVQSFFGTAQQAYDPDLGDLDFLGFARAGDYALLQHYQVRGGQILGRISRFVEGVKEASDAELLEAFLRDYYLEATPLPPLVLLPFELEAQEAFSAFLSSKGRKVEVRIPQRGDKTRLIELAQHNAQTALQTELKLLERKGDHPGLKGLMEVLGLSRRPYRIEGYDISNLLGDSVVGSITVFEGGRPKKAEYRRIKIRGLQQPDDFFSMEQTILRRFTGSLAQQMPIPDLILVDGGLGQVRAAQKALKQAGLEIPLVGLAKREETLVLPDGKTIALPQSHPALQLLIYQRDETHRNGLEFHRKLRNQKALKSIFDDIKGIGPARKLALMNHFSTLEELKAMSVEELARLPGLDKRSAQAVLKALGVATASQGSSV; encoded by the coding sequence ATGCGGCTGGAAGACTTGCCCCCGCTACCCGAAACACCGGGGGTCTACTTGTGGAAAACCGGCGAGGCTATCATCTACGTGGGCAAGGCCAAAAACCTCAAAGCCCGCGTAACCAGCTATTTTCATGGCGAGGGCAAGAGCCTGCGCATCTGCCAGGAAGCCACCCACCTCGACTTTATCGTGGTGCGCGACGAGGTAGAAGCCCTGCTCTTGGAAGCCAACCTGATCAAGCACCACCGCCCTCACTACAACGTCCTGATGAAGGACGATAAGCACTACCCCTTCCTGAAGCTCACCCGCGAGGAGTGGCCCATGCTGATGGTGGTGCGGCGGGTGGAGGACGATGGGGCCCGCTACTGGGGGCCATTTCCCGAGGCTTCGGCAGTGCGGCGCATCAAGCGCCTGGTGGATCGCTTTTTCCCTTTGCGCCAGAACTCAGGCTACCCCTTCAAAAAAAGGCGCTACCCCTGCCTTAACTACTCGATGGGGCGCTGTCTGGCCCCCTGCGTGGGCAAAGCTGACCCAGAGCAGTACCGCATAGCCGTGCAGCAGGTAGAAAATCTGCTGGATGGCAAGATGGAGGCCCTATACGAAAGCCTGGAAAAGCAGATGCGGGCCGCGGCTCAAAACCAGGATTTCGAGCGGGCGGCTGAAATACGCGATCAGATAAGCGCTGTACAGAGTTTTTTTGGTACTGCTCAGCAGGCCTACGACCCCGATCTGGGCGACCTGGACTTTCTGGGCTTTGCCCGGGCGGGCGATTATGCCCTCTTGCAGCACTACCAGGTGCGCGGGGGCCAGATCTTGGGGCGCATCAGCCGCTTCGTGGAGGGGGTAAAGGAGGCCAGCGATGCGGAGTTGCTGGAAGCCTTCCTGCGCGACTACTACCTCGAGGCCACCCCGCTGCCCCCGCTGGTGCTCTTGCCCTTCGAACTGGAAGCCCAGGAAGCTTTCTCGGCCTTCTTGAGTTCCAAAGGGCGCAAGGTGGAGGTGCGCATCCCCCAGCGCGGCGACAAGACCCGGCTGATCGAGCTAGCCCAGCACAACGCCCAGACCGCCTTGCAAACCGAACTCAAGCTTCTGGAGCGCAAAGGCGACCACCCCGGCCTCAAGGGGCTGATGGAGGTGCTGGGGCTTTCCCGCCGCCCTTATCGCATCGAGGGCTACGACATCTCGAACCTGCTGGGCGATAGCGTGGTGGGCTCCATCACGGTCTTCGAGGGGGGTCGGCCCAAAAAAGCCGAGTACCGCCGCATCAAAATCAGGGGCCTGCAGCAGCCCGACGACTTTTTCTCGATGGAACAAACCATCCTCCGGCGCTTCACCGGCAGCCTGGCCCAGCAGATGCCCATCCCCGATCTGATCCTGGTGGACGGGGGCCTAGGCCAGGTGCGGGCCGCGCAGAAAGCACTCAAGCAGGCCGGACTGGAGATCCCGCTGGTGGGGCTGGCCAAGCGCGAGGAGACCCTGGTGCTGCCCGACGGCAAGACCATCGCCCTTCCCCAGAGCCATCCAGCCTTGCAGCTCCTGATTTACCAGCGCGATGAAACCCACCGCAATGGCCTCGAGTTCCACCGCAAGCTACGCAACCAAAAAGCCCTCAAAAGCATCTTCGACGACATCAAGGGCATTGGCCCGGCCCGCAAGCTGGCCCTGATGAACCATTTCTCCACCCTGGAGGAACTGAAGGCCATGAGCGTGGAGGAGCTGGCCCGGCTGCCGGGCCTCGACAAGCGCAGCGCACAGGCGGTTCTGAAGGCGCTGGGCGTAGCCACCGCTTCTCAGGGGTCATCTGTTTGA
- a CDS encoding homoserine dehydrogenase, which yields METVRVALMGGGTVGSAFAQLLPAHRSRFRALDVEVELTRVLVRDTQKSRPGIPARLLTNNPKGFLEDVDVLVEVAGGTTLAGDLVLQALEMGLPVVTANKALLAERWGELREYAEEGSLYYEASVMAGTPILGALQSLWGNQTLEVHGIVNGTCSYLIRRMEEGATYDQAFQEAEQLGYLEADPNLDVGGIDSAHKICVLGRLTVDPGLSWNKVLQRTRGIQHLTPELLQQARAEGHAIKLVASLYPEQGEWVAAVRPVRLPESHPLVSMGSGRNALVYRGDPVGQLVFAGAGAGGDVTASAVLGDLYRLLLGAPGHLPIPDSVPTPQQPLEQLEEV from the coding sequence ATGGAAACCGTGCGTGTGGCCCTGATGGGGGGCGGAACTGTCGGGAGCGCTTTTGCCCAGCTTTTACCTGCTCATCGGTCGCGCTTCAGGGCGCTGGACGTCGAGGTAGAGCTAACCCGGGTGCTGGTGCGCGACACCCAGAAAAGCCGCCCGGGTATTCCCGCTAGGCTTCTGACCAACAACCCCAAAGGCTTCCTCGAGGATGTGGACGTGCTGGTAGAAGTGGCGGGCGGCACCACCCTGGCCGGGGATCTGGTCTTGCAGGCGCTGGAGATGGGCCTGCCGGTGGTAACCGCCAACAAAGCCTTGCTGGCCGAGCGCTGGGGCGAACTGCGCGAATATGCCGAGGAAGGCAGCCTCTACTACGAGGCCAGCGTGATGGCCGGAACACCCATCCTGGGCGCTCTGCAAAGCCTGTGGGGCAACCAAACCTTGGAGGTGCACGGCATCGTGAACGGCACCTGCAGCTACCTGATCCGGCGCATGGAGGAGGGTGCTACCTACGACCAGGCCTTCCAGGAAGCGGAACAACTGGGCTACCTGGAAGCAGACCCCAACCTGGATGTGGGCGGCATTGACTCGGCCCACAAAATTTGCGTGCTGGGACGACTCACGGTAGACCCCGGGCTTTCCTGGAACAAGGTCTTACAGCGCACCCGGGGCATCCAGCACCTCACCCCTGAGCTGCTCCAGCAGGCCAGGGCCGAAGGCCACGCCATCAAGCTGGTGGCTAGCCTCTACCCCGAACAGGGCGAATGGGTGGCGGCGGTACGTCCAGTGCGCCTGCCCGAGTCGCACCCCCTGGTCAGCATGGGCAGCGGTCGTAACGCCCTGGTCTACAGGGGCGACCCGGTGGGGCAGTTGGTCTTCGCCGGGGCCGGGGCCGGTGGGGATGTAACGGCCAGTGCGGTGCTGGGCGATTTGTACCGGCTGCTGCTGGGCGCACCCGGCCACCTGCCCATTCCGGACTCGGTTCCCACACCCCAGCAGCCGCTGGAGCAGCTCGAGGAGGTCTGA
- the thrC gene encoding threonine synthase has protein sequence MIRYYSTRDPHKNLVRFEEALLKGLAPDGGLYIPNRIPKIEPEAWLEARSIAEVGIAVLGTWLKDEIPATDLEAIVRDALNFPCPLVPLSDDLFVLELFHGPTLSFKDFGARTMARLMQYFLRQRGERRIILVATSGDTGSAVADGFAGQDNIEVVLLYPKGMVSEVQERQLITERPGVRSFAVEGTFDDCQRMVKEAFVDPELAHLPLSSANSINIGRLLPQALYYLWAARQVNSLGERVGAEINFCVPSGNLGNLTAGILAALMGQPVHKFIAAHNDNHFFPDFLQGKAEAYQFHPTIATLSNAMDVGSPSNFERLYTLLGPEKLRAWVWGTTVSNEATLARMKKTHQTCGYMACPHTAVGLEAQARYRAQTADPTPTISLACAHPAKFPEVVFSALGQEPPPEQALQVLYNRPTRVQTIGPTLQALKAFLL, from the coding sequence ATGATCCGCTACTACAGCACCCGCGACCCCCACAAGAACCTGGTGCGCTTCGAGGAGGCCCTGCTCAAAGGCCTGGCCCCGGATGGGGGCCTGTACATCCCCAACCGCATTCCAAAGATTGAGCCGGAAGCCTGGCTCGAGGCCCGCTCCATCGCCGAGGTGGGAATAGCGGTACTGGGCACCTGGCTCAAGGACGAGATTCCCGCCACCGACCTGGAAGCCATCGTCCGCGATGCCCTGAACTTCCCCTGCCCGCTGGTGCCGCTCTCGGACGACCTGTTCGTGCTCGAGCTCTTCCACGGCCCCACCCTTTCCTTCAAGGACTTTGGGGCCCGCACTATGGCCCGCCTGATGCAGTATTTCCTGCGCCAGCGGGGCGAACGCCGCATCATATTGGTAGCCACCTCCGGCGATACCGGCAGCGCCGTGGCCGATGGCTTCGCCGGGCAGGACAATATCGAGGTGGTCTTGCTCTACCCCAAAGGCATGGTGAGCGAGGTGCAGGAGCGCCAGCTCATCACAGAGCGCCCCGGCGTACGCAGTTTTGCGGTGGAGGGCACCTTCGACGACTGCCAGCGCATGGTCAAGGAAGCCTTCGTAGACCCCGAGCTGGCCCACCTGCCTTTAAGCAGCGCCAATTCCATCAACATTGGGCGCCTGCTCCCCCAGGCTTTGTACTACCTGTGGGCCGCCCGTCAGGTCAACTCGCTCGGGGAAAGGGTGGGGGCGGAAATCAATTTTTGCGTTCCCAGCGGCAACCTGGGCAACCTTACCGCTGGCATCCTGGCCGCGCTGATGGGACAGCCAGTGCATAAGTTCATTGCTGCCCACAACGACAACCACTTTTTCCCCGACTTCTTGCAGGGCAAGGCGGAGGCCTATCAGTTTCACCCCACCATCGCCACCCTTTCCAACGCCATGGACGTGGGTTCGCCCAGCAACTTCGAGCGCCTGTACACCCTGCTGGGGCCGGAAAAGCTGCGCGCGTGGGTCTGGGGCACCACGGTTTCGAACGAGGCCACCCTGGCACGCATGAAAAAAACCCACCAGACCTGCGGCTATATGGCCTGTCCCCACACGGCGGTGGGCCTGGAAGCCCAGGCCCGCTACCGGGCGCAAACCGCCGACCCCACCCCCACGATCAGCCTGGCCTGCGCCCATCCAGCCAAGTTTCCCGAGGTGGTCTTTAGCGCCCTGGGCCAGGAGCCCCCTCCAGAGCAAGCCCTGCAGGTACTCTACAACCGCCCAACCCGCGTGCAGACCATTGGCCCAACCCTACAGGCCCTCAAGGCGTTCTTGCTTTAA
- a CDS encoding methyltransferase C-terminal domain-containing protein has translation MKKRKTCRSCGSGELMLFLSLGRIPLVSILSSDQLATPEERRSLEVAFCKRCGLVQLTGDPVGSTPTPPAFPVEDLLEGLPGSHQLGPGSVVLALEGSSPAQLHEFGQAGAKVVYLEPHSERVKAVSGKNLLIRNERFERSYAATLHNEGLQAEVILANQLPSYHTDLNGLFEGLAMLLSDNGVVVMELLYVLELLEARQFEHFCHQQPHYFSVRAIHELARRHGLWIQQVEPLAEGYLRYFLSKSRQVETPAGRYMEQEQKLGLSDTAYYLEFASRTAAVREALVALLTELRARGRRAAAYGASTQGMVLLNYAGLGREVIEFVVDPDAGKQGRFLAGVHIPIYGVKKLLDEQPDYLLLLNPPTHEMKAPLEAYLHGGGKFIVALPHPDILKPTQKTPFI, from the coding sequence ATGAAAAAGCGCAAGACCTGTCGCTCGTGTGGTTCGGGGGAGCTAATGCTCTTTCTGAGCCTGGGAAGGATTCCCCTCGTTAGCATCCTGAGCAGTGATCAACTGGCCACCCCCGAAGAGCGACGCAGCCTCGAGGTCGCTTTTTGTAAGCGTTGCGGGCTGGTTCAGCTCACTGGCGACCCAGTAGGCAGTACCCCGACACCCCCGGCATTTCCAGTAGAAGACTTACTCGAGGGGCTTCCAGGTAGCCACCAGCTCGGCCCAGGTTCTGTGGTTCTGGCCCTGGAAGGCAGTAGCCCGGCGCAGCTGCACGAGTTCGGGCAAGCAGGGGCTAAAGTGGTTTACCTCGAGCCCCATTCAGAGCGGGTTAAAGCGGTTTCTGGCAAGAATCTCCTTATCCGAAATGAGCGTTTTGAGCGCAGCTATGCCGCCACACTGCACAACGAGGGGCTACAGGCCGAGGTGATACTGGCCAATCAACTACCTTCCTATCACACCGACCTCAATGGGCTGTTCGAAGGCCTGGCCATGCTTCTGAGCGATAACGGCGTGGTCGTAATGGAGCTGCTTTATGTGCTGGAGCTGCTCGAGGCCCGGCAGTTCGAGCATTTTTGCCACCAGCAGCCGCACTACTTCTCGGTTCGGGCCATACACGAGCTTGCACGCCGTCATGGCCTCTGGATTCAACAGGTTGAACCTTTGGCGGAGGGCTATCTGCGCTATTTTCTGAGCAAAAGCCGCCAGGTCGAAACTCCGGCTGGCCGCTATATGGAGCAAGAGCAAAAGCTGGGTCTGAGCGATACTGCCTACTACCTCGAGTTTGCCTCACGCACAGCAGCAGTGCGTGAAGCCCTGGTGGCTTTGCTTACCGAGCTGCGCGCGCGCGGACGAAGGGCAGCGGCCTACGGAGCCAGCACCCAGGGTATGGTTTTGCTCAACTATGCGGGTTTGGGGCGCGAAGTAATTGAATTTGTGGTTGACCCTGATGCAGGCAAGCAGGGGCGCTTTTTAGCTGGGGTGCATATCCCCATATACGGAGTAAAAAAGCTGCTCGATGAACAACCCGACTACCTGCTTCTGCTTAACCCCCCCACACATGAAATGAAAGCGCCGCTCGAGGCATACTTGCACGGGGGCGGCAAGTTTATCGTTGCCTTACCCCACCCCGACATTCTGAAACCCACCCAGAAAACGCCGTTCATATGA
- a CDS encoding winged helix-turn-helix domain-containing protein yields MRLRMKFWLESESGDYMLGPGTLRLLLAVAEQGSLKAGARAVGLGYRTAWDRLKKAEEGLGFALLERFSGGEGGGGSSLTAEALELVERYRWFVLGTQEMLEARFYEAFAGWSQTRPDVPDVKEKGAK; encoded by the coding sequence ATGCGCCTCAGGATGAAATTCTGGCTCGAGTCTGAATCGGGCGATTATATGTTGGGCCCTGGCACCTTGCGCCTGTTGCTGGCTGTTGCCGAGCAGGGCAGCCTCAAGGCGGGGGCCAGGGCAGTTGGGCTTGGCTACCGAACGGCATGGGATCGGCTCAAAAAAGCCGAGGAGGGCCTGGGGTTTGCTTTGCTCGAGCGCTTCTCGGGCGGCGAAGGGGGTGGCGGCAGCTCCCTGACGGCAGAGGCCCTGGAACTGGTGGAGCGATACCGCTGGTTCGTCCTGGGTACGCAAGAGATGCTCGAGGCCCGCTTTTATGAGGCTTTTGCGGGCTGGTCTCAAACCAGGCCTGATGTGCCAGATGTCAAAGAAAAAGGTGCAAAGTAG
- a CDS encoding pyridoxal phosphate-dependent aminotransferase, which produces MRGLSKRVKTMKPSSTVAVNAKALELRRQGVDLIAMTAGEPDFDTPQFVKDAAARAMAAGKTKYAPPAGIPELREAISAKFKRENGLEIPPDQIVVTVGGKQALFNLFQAILDPGDEVIVIGPYWVSYPEMARFAEGVPVEVNTGPESGFIPDPQEVERKITPRTKAIVLNSPGNPTGAVYPKEVLVAIAELANKHDLYIVSDEIYEHLIYEGEHFSPAHVAPDRTITINGAAKAYAMTGWRIGYAGGPKDVIKGIIDVSSQSTTSPDTIAQWAMVEALNNVEEAQKFISMAREAYRARRSIIVDGLNALGLPTPRVNGAFYVLSDVSKIDPDENKAALKLLNEARVAVVPGTDFAAPHHVRFSYATSEANIRQALERIASIL; this is translated from the coding sequence ATGCGAGGCCTGTCCAAGCGCGTCAAAACCATGAAGCCCTCCTCCACGGTAGCGGTTAATGCTAAAGCCCTCGAGCTGCGTCGTCAGGGGGTAGACCTGATCGCCATGACGGCAGGCGAGCCCGACTTCGATACCCCGCAGTTCGTCAAGGATGCGGCAGCCCGGGCTATGGCCGCCGGCAAAACCAAATATGCCCCGCCGGCAGGCATTCCCGAGCTGCGCGAGGCCATCAGCGCCAAGTTCAAGCGGGAAAACGGCCTCGAGATTCCCCCCGATCAGATCGTGGTGACGGTAGGCGGCAAGCAGGCCCTGTTCAACCTGTTCCAGGCCATCCTCGACCCCGGTGACGAGGTGATTGTGATTGGCCCCTACTGGGTCAGCTATCCAGAGATGGCCCGCTTTGCTGAAGGCGTGCCGGTAGAGGTCAACACCGGCCCCGAGTCGGGCTTTATCCCCGACCCACAGGAGGTCGAGCGCAAGATTACCCCCCGCACCAAGGCCATCGTGCTCAACTCGCCGGGCAACCCCACGGGGGCGGTTTATCCCAAAGAAGTGCTGGTGGCCATTGCCGAACTGGCCAACAAGCACGACCTTTACATTGTTTCCGACGAAATTTATGAGCACCTCATCTACGAGGGCGAACACTTCTCGCCGGCCCATGTGGCCCCCGACCGCACCATCACCATCAACGGTGCGGCCAAAGCCTACGCCATGACCGGCTGGCGCATTGGCTACGCCGGTGGCCCCAAGGATGTGATCAAGGGCATTATCGACGTCTCCAGCCAGTCCACCACCAGCCCCGATACCATCGCCCAGTGGGCCATGGTGGAAGCCCTTAATAATGTGGAGGAAGCGCAAAAGTTTATTTCCATGGCCCGCGAAGCCTACCGGGCGCGGCGCAGCATTATTGTGGACGGCTTGAACGCGCTGGGGCTCCCTACCCCCAGAGTCAACGGGGCTTTTTACGTCCTATCGGATGTTTCCAAAATTGACCCCGACGAGAACAAGGCGGCCCTCAAACTGCTCAACGAAGCCCGGGTAGCCGTGGTGCCCGGAACCGATTTTGCAGCGCCCCACCACGTGCGCTTTAGCTATGCCACCAGCGAGGCCAATATCCGCCAGGCCCTGGAACGCATCGCCTCGATTCTCTAG
- a CDS encoding DUF402 domain-containing protein has translation MGSSGGCRSYVNYQTGQTLRVEFWKYPADKVHYWWEARVCEIRPEAVLVHMPLGFEFHHVSKNRVLRVDHQAYVAFFLGRWYSGGPDLDASGRVLEYYWNIQTPPRFEPDCIWQYDLEIDVKCRADHRCQTFDLEEFAAKAPLYPAEWVEQASRAVQQIERHMRLKAWPVLPPGQGRAWLERL, from the coding sequence ATGGGCTCGAGTGGTGGGTGTAGGAGTTATGTGAACTACCAGACAGGCCAGACCCTGCGCGTCGAGTTCTGGAAGTATCCTGCCGATAAGGTGCACTACTGGTGGGAGGCTCGGGTGTGCGAGATTCGCCCGGAGGCAGTGCTGGTTCATATGCCCCTGGGTTTTGAATTTCATCATGTCAGCAAAAACCGGGTGCTGCGGGTAGACCACCAGGCGTATGTAGCTTTTTTTCTGGGGCGCTGGTACTCGGGTGGGCCGGATTTGGATGCTTCAGGAAGGGTATTGGAATACTACTGGAACATCCAGACCCCACCCCGCTTTGAGCCAGATTGCATCTGGCAATACGACCTGGAAATTGACGTGAAGTGCAGGGCCGACCACCGCTGCCAGACCTTCGACCTCGAGGAGTTCGCCGCCAAAGCCCCGCTCTATCCTGCCGAATGGGTGGAGCAGGCCAGCCGGGCCGTGCAGCAGATTGAGCGGCACATGCGCCTAAAAGCGTGGCCGGTTTTGCCGCCGGGGCAGGGCAGAGCCTGGCTCGAGCGGCTCTAG
- a CDS encoding Uma2 family endonuclease, with amino-acid sequence MVKHRFTVEDYHKAYAAGALGQGRVELLNGEVYHMSPMGYRHRYFVTALTEMLVKTFSERAVVMPQCSLMVAPDSEPEPDLMLLKPPLSTYKDRDPNPQDVLLLIEVSDTTLAQDRSLKVPLYAQAGIPEVWLVNLLEEKLEVYRAPDYQPIYFDKGTRVAPLAFGEDGLEWWV; translated from the coding sequence ATGGTGAAGCACCGTTTCACCGTCGAGGACTACCACAAAGCCTACGCCGCCGGGGCCTTGGGGCAGGGCCGGGTGGAGCTGTTGAATGGTGAGGTCTATCACATGTCGCCGATGGGTTATCGTCATCGCTATTTCGTCACGGCACTCACCGAGATGCTGGTCAAAACCTTTTCCGAACGTGCCGTGGTGATGCCGCAGTGCTCACTGATGGTTGCGCCCGACTCCGAGCCCGAGCCCGACCTGATGCTCTTGAAACCGCCCCTCTCTACCTACAAAGATCGCGACCCCAATCCCCAGGACGTGCTACTGCTGATCGAGGTAAGCGACACCACCCTGGCCCAAGACCGTAGCCTGAAGGTGCCGTTGTACGCCCAGGCGGGAATTCCAGAGGTATGGCTTGTGAACCTGCTGGAAGAGAAGCTGGAAGTTTACCGCGCCCCAGACTACCAGCCCATCTACTTCGATAAGGGCACACGGGTTGCGCCGCTGGCGTTTGGGGAGGATGGGCTCGAGTGGTGGGTGTAG
- the paaA gene encoding 1,2-phenylacetyl-CoA epoxidase subunit PaaA: protein MPVKYGVPSDPDYPERLAEFEARIKRGEKIEPGDWMPEEYRRQLIRMISQHAHSEVVGMLPEGAWITRAPTLKRKMILVAKVQDEAGHGQYLYHAAETLGISREAMLEALLSGKAKYSSIFNYPTLTWADIGTIGWLVDGAAIKNQTMLAQCSYGPYSRAMVRICAEETFHHKQGKEMVLLYAKGTPKQRQMAQDAINRWWWPALMMMGPHDKDSPNTEVLVRWGIKTKTNDQVRQEFINEHAPEILEAGLTLPDPDLRYDEATGNWLHGPINWDEFWQVVKGNGPMNKERLEARRRAHAEGAWVREALEAYATRQTAVAV, encoded by the coding sequence ATGCCAGTAAAGTACGGAGTACCCAGCGACCCCGATTACCCCGAGCGCCTGGCCGAGTTCGAAGCCCGCATAAAGCGGGGCGAAAAGATCGAGCCCGGCGACTGGATGCCCGAAGAGTACCGCCGCCAGCTCATCCGCATGATTTCGCAGCACGCCCACTCCGAGGTGGTGGGAATGCTGCCGGAAGGGGCCTGGATTACCCGCGCCCCCACCCTCAAGCGCAAGATGATTCTGGTGGCCAAAGTGCAGGACGAAGCGGGCCACGGTCAGTACCTCTACCATGCCGCCGAGACCCTGGGCATCAGCCGTGAAGCTATGCTCGAGGCCCTTCTGTCGGGCAAGGCCAAATACTCCTCCATCTTCAACTACCCCACCCTCACCTGGGCCGACATCGGCACCATCGGCTGGCTGGTAGACGGGGCAGCCATCAAGAACCAGACCATGCTGGCCCAGTGCTCCTACGGCCCCTACAGCCGGGCCATGGTGCGCATCTGCGCCGAGGAGACCTTCCACCACAAACAGGGCAAGGAGATGGTGCTGCTGTACGCCAAAGGTACCCCCAAGCAGCGCCAGATGGCCCAGGACGCCATCAACCGCTGGTGGTGGCCCGCCCTGATGATGATGGGCCCCCACGATAAAGACAGCCCCAACACCGAAGTTTTGGTGCGCTGGGGCATCAAGACCAAGACCAACGACCAGGTACGCCAGGAGTTCATCAACGAGCACGCGCCCGAGATCCTCGAGGCCGGCCTCACCCTCCCCGACCCCGACCTGCGCTACGACGAGGCCACGGGCAACTGGCTGCACGGCCCCATCAATTGGGACGAGTTCTGGCAAGTTGTGAAGGGCAACGGGCCCATGAACAAAGAGCGCTTAGAAGCCCGCCGGCGCGCCCATGCCGAGGGGGCCTGGGTGCGTGAAGCGTTAGAAGCATACGCCACACGGCAGACGGCCGTGGCCGTCTAA
- a CDS encoding phenylacetic acid degradation protein, with product MDTQWPRWEVFKQDTPHKPHQAVGSVHAADPEHALLTARNVFARRPQAVSMWVARAEDIYAWTKEEIAQSQLLQAEHDRAYSPPSSPRKYLVFRKTSHKRSMTFVDHVGEVEARTPEEALAQAQTTFTDAEALAWWVVPADKVYQTDPSPDTIESWFAPAKDKTYKQQQFYATVGSHISKHKLGRGVEDDECC from the coding sequence ATGGACACACAGTGGCCCCGCTGGGAAGTCTTCAAGCAGGACACCCCCCACAAGCCCCATCAGGCGGTGGGTTCGGTGCATGCTGCCGACCCCGAACATGCCCTCCTAACTGCCCGCAACGTCTTCGCCCGGCGGCCCCAGGCCGTGAGCATGTGGGTGGCGCGGGCAGAAGATATCTACGCCTGGACCAAAGAAGAAATTGCCCAAAGCCAGCTCCTGCAAGCAGAACACGACAGGGCCTATAGCCCTCCTTCCTCGCCGCGCAAATATCTGGTTTTCCGCAAAACCAGCCACAAACGCTCCATGACCTTTGTAGACCATGTGGGCGAGGTGGAGGCCCGCACACCCGAAGAGGCCCTGGCGCAGGCCCAGACTACTTTTACCGATGCAGAAGCATTGGCCTGGTGGGTTGTGCCCGCCGACAAGGTTTACCAGACCGACCCCAGCCCGGACACCATCGAAAGCTGGTTTGCCCCAGCCAAAGACAAAACCTACAAACAGCAACAGTTCTACGCCACAGTGGGCTCACATATCAGCAAGCACAAGCTGGGGCGGGGGGTGGAAGATGACGAGTGCTGTTAA